TACAATTACATTATATTTAAATTCAGAACGTCAAAAAGAGTATTATAGTTATATAATAGCTTTGAAACCTGAGCGCGTAATTTTTAATCCAGGTACCGAAAATGAAGATTTTTATACTCTTTTATCTGAAAATGATATTAAGTATGAGATCGCTTGTACGTTAGTTTTATTATCGACCAATCAATATTAATTATTAATATTGATTGGGTTATTACTTGTGCTATATTGTTTTCCTGCTTCTGCTAATTCTACATTTTCAAAAATAGTTTGAGCTTCTTTTTTGAACTCTTGAATATTTGAATAGCGACTAGAGTAGTGTCCGATAATCAATTTATTTACCATTGCTTGATTGGCTATATCGGCTGCTTGTTCAGCAGTTGAATGCTTTGTTTTATCGCATAAATCCTCTCTATCTTTTAAGAAGGTAGCTTCATGATATAACAAATCGACACCTTTAATAATAGGTACAATATCTGGTTTATAAGCAGTATCACTACAAAAAGCATAACTTTTTGCTTTTGGAGGAGTAATTGTTAATTCTGAATTTGGAACAATTTCACCTGTAGATAGTATGAAATCTTTACCTGCTTTAATATTATGATAATCGCAGGTATCTATTTCATCGTATTGTTGAACATTACCAATGTGTAATTTTCTTGCTTTATGCTTTTCTTTAAATAAGAATCCGTTTGTATAAACCCTATGATTTAAAGGAATAGTATGTACGGTAACTTTATCATCTTCAAAAATTAATTCACTTTCTTTCGATTCTAATTCATGAAAGAAGAGGTTATACTTTGTCCAAGATTTAGTTAGTTTTAATTGAAGTACGGTAATTTCTTTAATTCCTTTTGGGCCATAAATATGTAAGTCTTTTTCTCGATTTAAAATTCCAAATGTTGAAATAAGACCTATTAATCCAAAAAAATGATCACCGTGTAAATGAGAAATAAAAATATGATTTATCTTAGAAAAACCAATTTTATATTTTCTCAGTTGTGTTTGAGTACCTTCTCCGCAGTCAATTAAAAAGTGACTATTATTAATTTCTAAATATTGAGATGTAGGATGCGCATTTACTCTCGGAGTAGCCGAGTGACAACCTAAAATAGTTAATTTTAAACTCATTTATTTAATTACAAATCGTTTAGAAATAATTTCTTTATTACTTTGAATAGCGTAAATATACATTCCTGATTTTAAATCATTACGATTAAAAAGAATTGAATTACGTCCATTAATAACGTCAACTTGTTTCGAATATACTGTTTTACCAAGTATGTTACGAACAGTTAAAATAACCGCTTGCTTGCTTGTTGAGTTAACAAAAATAGTTGTGTTATTAACAAAAGGATTAGGAGATGCAACTAGTTTGTCTATAGATTTTTGTTGAGAAAAACTAGATATTGTTATAAGTAATAAGAAAAAAAGTATTTTTTTTGCCATATATATGTTTTTAATGAATCATTAAATTAGGTTAAAAACCTAAATCACGCTGCATATTTTCCATATCTAAAACATCTTGAGCTTCAACCAAGGTTGGAACAATATTAAATGTTTCTGGAAAATCATCAATGTTCACATCTTTTACTATAATAACAAAAGATGTGCCATTTTGTTGATGTTTATCAGCATATTCCAAAAATAACGAAATATTTTCTTTTGAAGCACAAAAATCACCTAAAACTTCAACAATAACGTGTTTTTTATTATAGTTAAAATGTTCTTTTTCAAAAGTTAAGAAGAAATCTTGAAAGTTTTTTTCTTCAGAACTGATTAAAATATAGTTGTTTTTATCTTCTATTTTCATGCTTATCTTTTTATCTGTTGTGCTAATAAGTACATAACTGCCATACGCACAGCAACACCATTTTCTACTTGATTTAAAATAATAGATTGTTTGCTATCAGCAACATCACTTGTTAATTCAACACCTCTGTTTATAGGTCCTGGATGCATAATAACGATTTCCTTGTTAAGGCCGTCTAAAATTTCTCTATTAATACCAAAAAGCTGTGTATATTCTCTTGTTGAAGGAAAATATTTAATATCCATTCGTTCGTGTTGTACACGTAAAACATTGGCAACATCACACCATTCTAAAGCTTTCTTTAAATCGGTTTCAACTTCAACTCCTAAACTTGTAATATATCTAGGAATTAATGTAGTTGGTCCACAAACTTTAACTTCAGCACCTTGTAATTGTAAAGCGAATATATTTGAAAGTGCTACTCGTGAGTGTAAAACATCACCAACAATAACAATTTTTTTCCCTTTTAAATTACTGTTTAAAGCTTCTCGCATAGAAAAACTATCTAACAATGCTTGTGTCGGATGTTCATGAGTTCCATCACCAGCATTAATAATTTTAGCATCTACATGTCTTGATAAAAATATACCTGCTCCAACACTCGCATGACGCATAACAACAATATCAACCTTCATGGCTAAAATATTGTTTACGGTGTCAATTAGTGTTTCTCCTTTTTTTACTGATGATTGTCCTGCTGAAAAATTAATGACATCAGCAGATAAACGTTTTTCTGCTAATTCGAATGATAATTTTGTACGGGTACTATTTTCAAAAAATAAATTAGCAATCGTAATATCTCGTAAAGAAGGAACTTTTTTAATCGGTCTATTTATAACTTCTTTAAAATGAGAAGCAGTTTCAAAAATAAGTTCTAAATCTGTTTTGTTAAGGTATTTGATACCTAATAAATTCTCAACACTTAACTGCTTCATCTTCGTTTTGTTTTATAATCATAGCTAATCAAGCTTAGTAGGCTTGGTTTCTAAGTAAATTCTGTCTTTTTTATGAGTTTCTTGCCAATTAACAATTACTGTTTCTTCGTTAATTGCATCTACTTGTCTTCCTCTATAATTAGGTTGAATAGGTAAATGACGGCTAAAACGACGGTCAATTAATACGAGTAACTCAATATTTTCTGGTCTTCCGTATGATTGAAGAGCTGTTAAAGCACTTCGCACACTTCGTCCTGAATAGAGTACGTCATCAATTATAACTACTTTTTTATCTTCAATTAAAAAATCGATTTCGGTAGATGTAGCCTCTAAAGGTGCATCTCTTCTTCGAAAATCATCTCTATAAAAAGTAATATCTAAAAGACCTAATTGTAAATTTTTAATTTGATATTCATCTGTTAATAATTTTGCTAATCGTTTTGCTAAATAAGTACCTCTTGGTTGAAGACCTATTAAAACAGTATTAGAAAAATCATTATGATTTTCGATTAACTGACAGGCTAATCGATGCAGAATGATTTCAATTTCTTTTGAAGTAAGTAGTGTTTTCCTGCTCATAATTTGCTACCAAATTGGTTTGATAGTTGAATGTTCAAAAATAAAGTAAAAAATTAAGTGAGCAAAATTAAAGTTGAACAAACATAAAACTATATGAATAAAATTATCTTTACATTTGCCACCTTTTAGCAAAACGGATATAATTATGATGAAATACCTTAAGAATAAGAAACTTAACATTAAAGACGATACCCTTGCAGGTATAACAGTTTCTTTAGCAATGATACCCGAAGTGGTGGCTTTTGCTTTTGTTGCGCAAATTAGCCCTATTGTAGCATTGTTTGGAGCTTTTGTAGTCGGAATAATATCTGCTGTTTTTGGTGGAAGACCAGGTTTAATTTCAGGTGCAGCAGGTGCTGTAGCGGTTATTTTTGTACATATGATTCAAGAAGGACACGCAAAAGGACTTCTATTTGATGAGCCTGTTGAAAATATGGGATACTTTTATTTACTCGCCGCCGTGGTTTTAATGGGAATAATACAAGTCTTTGCAGGACTATTTAAGCTCGGTAAGTTTGTACGGTTGATACCACATCCTGTAATGATGGGGTTTGTAAACGGATTGGCTATTGTTAT
The Tenacibaculum pacificus DNA segment above includes these coding regions:
- a CDS encoding CoA-binding protein — protein: MKKKTLVIGASLNPTRYSNIAIKRLIDKSVEVVAIGLRSGSIFGVVVATEKVSFNDINTITLYLNSERQKEYYSYIIALKPERVIFNPGTENEDFYTLLSENDIKYEIACTLVLLSTNQY
- a CDS encoding ribonuclease Z, whose product is MSLKLTILGCHSATPRVNAHPTSQYLEINNSHFLIDCGEGTQTQLRKYKIGFSKINHIFISHLHGDHFFGLIGLISTFGILNREKDLHIYGPKGIKEITVLQLKLTKSWTKYNLFFHELESKESELIFEDDKVTVHTIPLNHRVYTNGFLFKEKHKARKLHIGNVQQYDEIDTCDYHNIKAGKDFILSTGEIVPNSELTITPPKAKSYAFCSDTAYKPDIVPIIKGVDLLYHEATFLKDREDLCDKTKHSTAEQAADIANQAMVNKLIIGHYSSRYSNIQEFKKEAQTIFENVELAEAGKQYSTSNNPININN
- a CDS encoding T9SS type A sorting domain-containing protein, translated to MAKKILFFLLLITISSFSQQKSIDKLVASPNPFVNNTTIFVNSTSKQAVILTVRNILGKTVYSKQVDVINGRNSILFNRNDLKSGMYIYAIQSNKEIISKRFVIK
- a CDS encoding aspartate carbamoyltransferase catalytic subunit; the protein is MKQLSVENLLGIKYLNKTDLELIFETASHFKEVINRPIKKVPSLRDITIANLFFENSTRTKLSFELAEKRLSADVINFSAGQSSVKKGETLIDTVNNILAMKVDIVVMRHASVGAGIFLSRHVDAKIINAGDGTHEHPTQALLDSFSMREALNSNLKGKKIVIVGDVLHSRVALSNIFALQLQGAEVKVCGPTTLIPRYITSLGVEVETDLKKALEWCDVANVLRVQHERMDIKYFPSTREYTQLFGINREILDGLNKEIVIMHPGPINRGVELTSDVADSKQSIILNQVENGVAVRMAVMYLLAQQIKR
- the pyrR gene encoding bifunctional pyr operon transcriptional regulator/uracil phosphoribosyltransferase PyrR, whose product is MSRKTLLTSKEIEIILHRLACQLIENHNDFSNTVLIGLQPRGTYLAKRLAKLLTDEYQIKNLQLGLLDITFYRDDFRRRDAPLEATSTEIDFLIEDKKVVIIDDVLYSGRSVRSALTALQSYGRPENIELLVLIDRRFSRHLPIQPNYRGRQVDAINEETVIVNWQETHKKDRIYLETKPTKLD